DNA from Trachemys scripta elegans isolate TJP31775 chromosome 15, CAS_Tse_1.0, whole genome shotgun sequence:
GGATGGCTGCCAGCTTTAATACCTCCACAGCCCTCCAGAGCCACCTCGGGGGGACTGAAACCTCTCTGGGTGCTGGCCTGCTCAATAATGTGGCACCTACCTGTCACCGCCGGCCCAATCACAGGGCTGGTGGAGGGAGTGCAGTATGAAGCTAGCGACATTCAAACAGCATCATGCCTCCCTTGGGGACAAACAGTTGGGGTTTTGTGAATTATGAAGTGTGGAAGTATAGGATTTTCTTATTCCCATTCCTGTGCTGGATACAAAAGCCAATGGTAAGACCCCCGAGTTCAGGGAGAGGATACTAAAGGCAGAGAGAAGACTGCATTGCCAATATACATCCTCGGGATCTTTATCATTTTGTCTCTATTGCCTCCTTTCATTGACTCTTTCCCTTATTTCTCTTTCCCATCTCTCTTTCATTCACTTCTCCCTCTTTTACCCTTTCTGCTCCTGTGGCGAATTTGAAGGTTTGCCTGCACAAGTTATAAGCTGTTCCCTGCCTCTCTTGGCAAACACTGGAGTCCAAGCCCTTCTGCCTCTCTCCAGGTTCTTACACGATGCTTCATGCCTCAAGGGACCTGTATATCGGTGGCTCAAGGCACCAGTGCCGATACAGGCACCAGCATGGTGAAAGCTGCAGCTTGGGCCACGAACAGAGGGCACCAATGCTGATGCCAGGTAAGAGATGGTTCGGGCAATCCTGGATCCTAACCTGTGAGCATTCTGCCTCCTCTAAAATAGTTTTGCAAGTCTTTGCTTGAATAGGCTCATGATTTTGTCACCCCAGGCTGTGTGAGTAGATTTGTCATGTTCCTCTCCTAGAGACCAAGCAAAAGGCCCGCTGCAGACTTTGGGGTGACCTTCCTGGTTCTGTTCACTCAGTCTGGCACTAGGATGCCCTTTGTAGCGAGGATTCTCAGACAGAAATGCTGGCCCTAGAGCAGGTTGAATGGGATTGTTTGGGGAGTTGAATAATGAGCATGTATTTCTCTGTTTCATTCATTTTTCCCATGTTACCTGCCCTCTGTCCCCAGAATTCTCAGGGTATCATTGGGGCTGTGTTTAAAATCCTGGGCTGCTTTGAAGCACCGAAAAGATAGTTGTGATTGAATGAACCCAGGAGAGAGACAAAACTGCTGTCAATGGAAGTAGGGCAGACGATGGTTGGTGGGGAATGCGGCCTTGCTCAGCACGGAGCTGGTTGATGTGTATGGCCCGCTTCACGTGGTGCTGCCATGTCTTCCCTAGCATTGTGACTAGTTGCTTCTCAGCAGTTGTGTCAAGGACTCAGTGGGCAAGCTCATTTGCCCTCAATGTGAAGGAATCATGGCAGTCCCATCAGGGGGTAGCCTGAACTCACTGTGTCGGTCACTCTGGTGGCCAGTGCCGCTCACCAGATCGCTTGGGAATAAAGTATTTGGGGTTGGTGTTCTAAGCTTCTCGGTGCTTGCAAAGAGACCCTCTGTGCTTGCAGCCAAGCATAGATGTGGAGGTGATCCTGCCTGAAGGATGTTCTCCCCGGCATAGCTGTAAAGTGCACAGCTCTCCTGGCAGGGATTCTCCCCTTCCTCTGACATGTTCCATTTGCAGCTGGATTGCTTTTGTTCCAGCTGTGTGGGCCACTCTCTAGAATGTACATTAATGTGTTtgcttttctccccttctcctgcGAGACTGTGACCCTGTCCCCCCATGCAGCAGATGCCGAGGCTTGTTCCCTCAATTCCAGATGATACCCCTTCAGAGCTCACAACTCACTTCCTTCCATAATGAGGGCTGCTTCCCTCCATCCATAAATGGTTCCTGTGGCAGGGTCCATCTCTCTCTGGAGAACAAAGCACTGTGGGAGGAGTTCTACACACTTGGCACTGAAATGATCATCACCAAATCTGGCAGGTGAGAGCAAACCTGTATCACCAAGAATGCCTGTGGCATGTTACTTTCCACACTCACTCCCCACCCTAGGTACACCCCACCTTCGGTTCCATCTGCTGTGCAATGCTGAAGCTACTATTTTACCTTTCTGTCTCTCACCTGTTCTCTGGGTCAAGCCAGCCAAGTGCTGTGTCTGCTTACTAGTGACCAGGCTCACCAGATGAATGTGACGAGTTCGCATGTCCAGCATAACACTATAAAGTGTGCTCTGAGTGTGCAAGGTGCACACCACCCTGACCAAGCCATTCACTTGAGGGTCAGATGATTCCTGGGCAACAGCTCTACAAGGTGAACTAAAGGGAAAGCTCCATGCTGTGTGATCCAGTAAGAGCAGTAATACCCTCGCCATCAGGGACAGTGACCAAGACAGTAGCTGGGATGCACTGCAGAAGCATGGATATTATGCTGGGCCTTTGGTAATAACCTCACTGTGTTTTGTCAAAGGAGTGGCAAGTACTCCCCCTTTTAAATAGTTTTACAGCCACATGCCCTATGCGAGCTCTCCAGATCCTGATATGGACTGTTGCAGTATATTATCTGATCTGGGTTTTCGATTTTCATTGCACACAgcaggacaaattctgccctctgttatCCCTGTGCAGTCCCACTGGCCCTCAATAGAGACAGCTTCACGGGGGTTGCATAAGtgtaaatgaaggcagaatttggcccgctGTATTTATCAGTGCAAGAAAGTCAGTGACTTGAGCTCCCAAGGCAGTGCACTTCCTTCAAGTGAAGGCCCTGAACAAGAGTTGGGGCGTCAGATTATGGCAAGCATACAGTGAAATCTCTTTTTCTGCTCTCTTTCTTCTCCGTCCGTGCAGATGTATGTTCCCACCTTGCAAAGTGATTGTTTCCGGCCTGAACCCTCACTCTCTCTACCTGATGCTGGTGGACATTGTACCTTTGGACAACGCTCGGTATAAATGgcactgtggccactgggaggcagTTGGAAAAGCTGATCCCCATTTCCCCAGTCGCTTCTACCTCCATCCAGATtctccagctcctggcagtcaCTGGATGAAAGAACCAGTCTCCTTCCAGAGACTCAAGATCACCAACAATACTCTGGAGCAGTGTGAACATGTAAGAAGAGGCCTGACCATTTCACTTGTACGTAGAATAAATGTGTGGTGCTACAAACCATTGGTTTATAGGGAGCACTGCACTGTGAAGTTGTCTAATGCCATGACATGCTGTTCATACACAACAAGGAGAATAATATTCATTCTTTCATGTACCCAGAACTGATATTAATATTAATCAGAATTATACGTGATGGAAGGGCCTATTAGAGCAGCTCACCCATCTCCCTGCCAGGGCAGGTTTGTTCCCTACGGTCCTACTACTGCTGTGTTGTTCAGGCTACTTTTAAAAGTTCCACGCAATGAGGCTTCCGCCCCTTCTTTTGGGAGTGTGTTGCACACCCTAACACCTCACAGCCAGGACGTTTTTCCTGATGTTCATCTTAAATTTTCCCTGTCTCATTTTCATCTCTATTTATGCTGTTAGTTACACCCCTTGTAACACCCTAAAttattcctctccctctttggtgTTTATATGTACACTGTTACGTCCCTTTCTTATCTCACCACATAGCCATCACTTAATCAAGCTATTAActattttaatctctcctaataaaATGGTCCTTCCAGCCTCTCTCTAGTTTGGCAATAAATTTCTGGTAGGGAGGTGCTCAGAATTGGACCTGGACCTGTTCCTAGAGGTGTGTTCACACCCAAGCCATAGAGGGAGGCTTTGCTACCTCCCTGTTCTGCCATGTATTACTTTCCAATATGCACCTTGCAGTGCACTGGCCTTTACTGTTTCCCTTGTTGGACTAAAAACATCTCATTTGTTGTAgaccctcttcccccagtgcaaTCCCATACCATATGAACGATCTTTCTATACAGTAGCATTTTTCATATTCCCATCTGTTCCACAGATGTGGAGACAGTTTTACACTAAAGTGAAAAGGAAGGTTTTCACTTCAGTGTACAGCTCTGCGGGAAGTTCCAGAGAGATGGACCAGCACAAGTAGACAAGTTCCACCCCCAATTACCTATGGTGAGTGGAAAGGGCAAGTGGGTCTGGAGTAGGAGGTCCCAATTCAAAGAgattgggggcggaggggagagagaggttgGAAAGAACCAACAAGTGTAAGATCAGGCCCATGGATAGAGCTACATTTCAAATTTATTCTAGACTTTTGTTTATTTAAGTCAAATCTTCAGGGTTACATGTGGTGTGGCATTCATGTCCACTCCCTTTAGATCTAATGTGATCTGTATTTCACTTGCACATAAGCAGTTATTTAAAAGTGGTGGTGTGCAACATGCTACTGCCTCTGAAGCCTTTCCAGGTGACTCTTCCAGGAACGTTGAGTTCATCACAGTGATGCCATACAGAGTTCAACATTGTTATCAAATCCTCCTGAAATGCTTGTTCTCTCTTTGGCTTTAGATTATATTGCATTCAATGCACAAATACCAACCACGATTCCATGTGGTGCTGACCAGCGCACATACACTCACCCTGCCCTGGAATGCTGTGGCCACCTTTGTGTTCCCAGAAACAACTTTTATGGCTGTGACAGCCTATCAGAATTCCAAGGTAGCTTATCTCTGACTCCTTCCATCttttctgtgactttctgtgaaCCTGGGGCAATTCAGGGGTAAATAAAGCTTCCTTCAAGCTAAATGATCATTAGCACTAAGAGGTGGAAATTAAGGGTATGATGGGGAAAGATTCAGGTACTCTGGTACTAAAgctattaaaaatacacaaagtTAGTTTATTAGTTAACACCCTGGAGACCTCGGTTCAAATCCTAGCTCTGAGCACAAATTTAAAAGTGTGAGTTTGGTAACGTAGCTAATGACATTtgcccacatcacaaaaaatACTCCATAATTGTCCATGGTTTTGTCTGAAGGGAGACCCAGTACAGGAATAGCCAAGGGTGCAATAACATCATCAGGACTGGGTGTATTGGCTTGTACAGCTCATGTCTGCACCATAGCTGACTCTAGCATGTACTCTCTAGTCTTCACTTTAATCAAGACCACCAAAGTAACTCTAAATATAAAAAGAATACAATATATTCCACAAACTTTGCATGTGACATGAACATAATTGTGCCATAACAAGAACGACTGCTTTTTCCTGCTTAACCTGTAGTAGCAAAAATAAGAAAACCCGTGAAGTTTCTAATGGTCATATGGAAAATTTTCATTCTCTCAGAAACCAGCCTGTTGGTTTTAAGTGAAGGGCTTGGGAAATAGGATCATGTGGGCTATTGCCTTTGAAGACAGCATTGTGCCCTGATTTCACCAGCTTCATCTTCCAGGTTTCCGTTATTTTCCTCTTTCTGGTTTCCTGTCCCACTTGCTTCTTAAATAACCTCCATTTTTGAATGGTCTGACTCTGAAGCCATTTCACCAACAGACTGGGGAATATCCACATAGCTAACATGGCCTTTTTCACTCTCTCCCCTCACTCATTCTTCCCCCTTTTTCTGTTCCTCTccacttctctctttctctcattacccctccttcctctttctcatcctttcctgtcttttctctcttcctctccctctatttccttttctctgcgtttttcttcctctcttcctttctctttgtgTCTCCatcttcccatctctctctcttttccatttccttctctccctctgttaTCTCCCCATCACAGGTTACCCAGCTGAAGATTGATAACAATCCATTTGCAAAGGGGTTCCGAGAGAATGGCCTCAGCTCTAAGAAGAACCGGTAAGAAGCCTCCACCAACAGTTCCTGTTATGCCAAaccacttaggccttgtctgtaTTAAATGTATGTGGGAAATATCCCACCATTTCACTCCCACAGCTGCAGCTCCATTAGTGGTAGAGATGGTGGTAGAAGTGGTGTAGACAGAACACACTAGCCACCAGCATTTTAAATACCACGTCAGTCAGTCAGACCAGCTTAAAGCAGGTTTAGAGGACACCacgataaaaaaataaaaggtgccTTTTCTATGCTAATGCTCCTGCCATTGCTACCACTAGGGTAGTAGTAGTGCACCAGTAGTAGCAAAATAGTAGAGATTCCTCCCAAAAGGCTAGTGTACTCTCAACTTTGCTATAACATTCCCTTTTCTGAGACTGCTTTGGTTCATCTCTTGGTTATTCTAAATCCAGATGGGGTACACCTTATtaagaggcacagagactaagccCACAAAGGCCTTATCTAAATTGGTCTTTAAAGAGAATATGGGAAACATGTTTAAAGAGTTCCCCTTAAACCAAGTCCTGGCATGGTTTTACCAGTCTGCGTGGATAGCGCTTAAATTATTAGAACCATGATTAAAACCTGTAAAGACCCAAGCTTGAGCATAATTATAAATATGGTTGTAACCATCCACACGAGCCAGACAAAGCATGCTAAAGACCAGTTCTGATGTCATAATGATCCAACAATGCTGTCCCACAAGCGCTTCTCTTTCCCctggtttttgttgttcttctcttcctccctatGCCTCTGCTGTTTCCATCTCTGTTATTCATCTGTCCAGAGATAGTTAACTCTTCTGGGCATGGACACGAATGTGAAGAAAGCATCATGCTTACCAACCACACACactaaataaataacaaacaacCAAGTTTGAacatagggtgatcagacagcaagtgtgaaaaatcgggacgggggtggggggtaataggcacctatataagaaaaagccccaaatacaatagggacatctggtcaccctatttgaacatgtttttttaaactcagtttcAGCTTCATTATAGTCAGGGCCTCAAGTGTGGATGGAGAATAAACGAGAAGTAATTTGAAAGGGCAACTTTAACCTGCTAGCCCCTTCACTGTCTTTAGCTGTGCATGTGCACTAGAGAAATACCCTGGAATAAGCTCTAGAATCATAGACATAGAGTTTATCCATGCAGATTGATCATATCTGCACCTCTGAGGGAGAGAATGAGAGCCCAGATGTGTGAATAGAAGAATGCTACTTGTTGATATATATGTCTGAATATAAGCATTCTGGTATTTGAGGGTGTGTACACGTGTATGTCTGTGTAATAAAAGAAATATGTCTGTGTGTTTAGTAATTATCATGTTGTAGTGTCTATGTATGTGCCCATGCTTGTTGCTAGTATGTCTAAATGTGTGTCCAGAAGTACAAATGGCATCCTTACATATGGGGGAGCTGCAGTGTGGGGGGTGAGTATGTGTGTTTAGAGCAGTGCAGGTACAATGTATTTGTCTGAATACCTGGAAATGTGCATCTGGATCGATTTTTGTATGCTGTGTGATGGTGaatttgtttttctccttcattctAGAGGGGAAAATGTTCAAGGTACTGAAATGGTCAAGCAAGCAAGTGCTGAGGAGACAGGCTGTGACCCGCTCACTGGTGAGTCTGTAGCCACACTGCAAGGACACTGGTCTCTCCACTGagactgaggcacggagcagctcTCTACACAAAGCTTAGTGGTATGGGTGGGTAAAGCAAGCAGTTTCTCTTTGCAAACCCAAAGCTTGCCCCGGGCTCACTTCTGCTGGCTCTTACTATGCCCAGGCTATGATTTTTCATATAATTTACCATAACAAACTACTTCCCTTTGTTATTAGATAGTTACACAGCTGAACACAAGCCATTCCTAGCAGGAACTCACCACACCCAGTTCCAATTTCAATCCTTTCCTACCTTCCCATTTGGAATTTTAGCACAGAATTTGAGTGTTTCCATTGATTGTACTTTACAgacatttgttttgtattttaaatctaTGTTCCTATTGCAGAAGATATTGCAGCCTTTAAAGTGCTGGTCAGTTAAATACATTTTCTCATCACAGACGCATGGGTGGTCTACACTTTTGTGCTAGTGATTCCTTACGTAGATGACAGATTGGAACTCGGTATATTCTTAGCAGAAGCACACAAGTTGGATAAAGTCTAATATTTTTAGTGTAATACATCCATTTCACACCCCTTCTGCCCTCAGTCCAATTAGAATGTACCTCTTTTAATGGCCCATACAACTCACTCACATGCCACCCAGTGATCTATGAAGGAATTGCAACTTATTTATTGTTAATAACATCCTGCACTTAACTTAAAAACATTTGTCCACTTTAGGAGggctaatttttaatttattgtttaaaaacgTGTCTACCCAAAATGATGCTGTGCTTTTATAATCACAGCAGGGGACATTTTGAGGTTTAAATTTCCCTTTAATCACTAAGGATGTAATAAAAACATGAAAAGTTCTTTGAGCTCCAGAGTGTTAACCAGGGAGAAATTTACTCGGGAGTTTACAAATGTGAGCTGAAGAGACAAACTGGGTAATAAAATGCACAACTAGGGACCAAACCGGCTAAAAGTTGGTCTCTAGCTGCCCATCAGGAGTTGAGACTTGGAGAAAACAGGCTATTCAGCACCTCCAGAGTCATAAGACCCTGGTCATAAACATTTCACAGTAtactggagtggggggagggagccttAGGTCTGCGATTCCTGCCTGGAGTTTGCACCCAGGCCTGTGATCACAAGGATGAGGAACTTACTAACTAGAGATGGGGGGGAGGAACCTATACAAACAAATTGCTTCATGAAAGAGACAGAGCAGCAGTCATGTAAGGCTATGCAAATGCATGGGAATTCATGGGCTGTATGATCCCACAGCCAGACCTCAGGAATCTATGAAATCTGACAGGCTCTGCTTTCCATTCCTGGTAACACACAGGAATTCCTGTCTCAATTTCTGTTGCTGACACAGATACCATTTTTGCTATCAGGTGCTGGTCAACTGGTGTGAGAGAAAATATGGGAATCTCTCCAGTCAACTGAATGGTGGTTTTTCAGTATATATGTGAGACCACTCCGATTGATTGAAGTGTGCTTCCTTCCTACAATGAATATATCTTATGTCTCTTTTTTACTGGCTTCAGCTTCCCTATAGAATATATGTATCCCATCCTAACTTTTGTTCCTAGTTTCAGAACCAGTCATCTAGGATGCACCTTGTGAGTCTACTGATGCATTCAGTTTCTTCTTCTGAGAGATACAGGTGTATGTCCTGTAACTCAGTCCCTCCGGTCGGATTCTTCTGTGGATTCTATATACATCCTCCGTGtctctgggttcaattccttccTCCTGTGGAATGCCTGTATTCTCTCTGGGTATCTAATTCTGGCTCCCTGTCTTATACAGTGTATGTATCCAATGGCTGTACAGCGTGGTAGATTTAGTCAggtcttgttctttttttaactgagaaaatataaatgacatatataaatacacagagaaaaaatggaatcctctttttttaaaataataaaatatgttgGTAAAAGAATTCCATCATGATGATAAACTTAGAACAGCAGTAACTTTTATTTAattcctgagggcttgtctacactgaaaatttacattggcatagctatgtctctcagcgGTGTGGAAAATCTACCTgcttccagtgtagacagtgctaggttgatggaaaaattcttctgtcaaacTAGCTAGAGCCTCTTGGGGAGCTGGATTAACTTCagcgatgggagaagccctcttgTCGCTGTAGTGAGTGTTTGCACTAAAGGCTATAGCCGTGCAAGTGCAGCACGGTAGCGTTTTAAGTATAGAACTAGCCTGAGTGACAGAGATAATATCACAGGTACACGCTATCGAAATCCATTATGTATGACTTCATTCTCATATTATTCCCTTTTGCTGTGAGACAATACATTATTGGAGATTAAGAAATAACACCAACACCCTTCAAATGTCAGTTATTCATTGCTTTTTGGGTGGTGAGTAGAATCATTAAAGTAATCAAGGAGGGAAGACCAAATGGACGTgaatttcttttttgtatttgggAAAATTATGTGTGAGTTCTTCCATTTCTTGCATATGCCACACGTAATATAaccaggtttcaaagtagcagccgtgttagtctgtatccgcaaaaagaacaggagtacttgtggcatcttagagactaacaaatttatttcagcataagctttcgtgggc
Protein-coding regions in this window:
- the LOC117888170 gene encoding T-box transcription factor TBX6-like isoform X2, which translates into the protein MLHASRDLYIGGSRHQCRYRHQHGESCSLGHEQRAPMLMPDCDPVPPCSRCRGLFPQFQMIPLQSSQLTSFHNEGCFPPSINGSCGRVHLSLENKALWEEFYTLGTEMIITKSGRCMFPPCKVIVSGLNPHSLYLMLVDIVPLDNARYKWHCGHWEAVGKADPHFPSRFYLHPDSPAPGSHWMKEPVSFQRLKITNNTLEQCEHIILHSMHKYQPRFHVVLTSAHTLTLPWNAVATFVFPETTFMAVTAYQNSKVTQLKIDNNPFAKGFRENGLSSKKNRGENVQGTEMVKQASAEETGCDPLTG
- the LOC117888170 gene encoding T-box transcription factor TBX6-like isoform X1, with translation MLHASRDLYIGGSRHQCRYRHQHGESCSLGHEQRAPMLMPDCDPVPPCSRCRGLFPQFQMIPLQSSQLTSFHNEGCFPPSINGSCGRVHLSLENKALWEEFYTLGTEMIITKSGRCMFPPCKVIVSGLNPHSLYLMLVDIVPLDNARYKWHCGHWEAVGKADPHFPSRFYLHPDSPAPGSHWMKEPVSFQRLKITNNTLEQCEHIILHSMHKYQPRFHVVLTSAHTLTLPWNAVATFVFPETTFMAVTAYQNSKVTQLKIDNNPFAKGFRENGLSSKKNRGENVQGTEMVKQASAEETGCDPLTVSEPVI